The following proteins are co-located in the Solenopsis invicta isolate M01_SB chromosome 7, UNIL_Sinv_3.0, whole genome shotgun sequence genome:
- the LOC105193558 gene encoding transmembrane emp24 domain-containing protein, translating to MRWLSSCVFLVISVASVRCYFITVDAHAEECFFDKVEFGTKMGLTFEIAEGGFLDIDVKIVGPDGRMIYQGEQESSGKYTFAAHTSGIYTYCFSNQKSTMTPKVVMFNMDIDENRKQSEDAAGVEGQDGDGNHGKLDDMIKDLSTSLWGVKNEQEYMQVRDRNHRAINESTNFRVVMWAFFEAVVLVCVTIGQVFYLKRFFEVRRIV from the exons ATGAGGTGGCTCAGCTCGTGCGTATTCCTCGTCATATCCGTCGCCAGCGTGCGTTGTTACTTCATCACTGTGGACGCCCACGCCGAGGAATGTTTCTTCGATAAAGTCGAATTCGGCACCAAGATGG GTCTCACATTTGAAATAGCAGAGGGTGGATTCTTAGACATAGATGTTAAGATAGTCGGTCCAGATGGTAGAATGATCTATCAAGGTGAGCAGGAGAGCAGTGGAAAGTACACGTTCGCTGCGCATACTTCGGGAATTTACACCTATTGCTTCAGCAATCAGAAGAGCACGATGACGCCAAAAGTAGTGATGTTCAATATGGACATTGACGAAAATCGGAAACAGTCGGAGGACGCCGCTGGTGTAGAGGGTCAGGATGGAGATGGCAATCATGGAAAGTTGGACGACATGATCAAAGACTTGAGTACCAGCTTGTGGGGTGTGAAAAACGAGCAGGAATACATGCAG GTGCGGGATCGCAATCACAGGGCGATCAACGAGAGTACAAACTTCCGCGTCGTGATGTGGGCGTTCTTCGAAGCCGTGGTATTGGTCTGCGTGACGATAGGTCAAGTCTTTTACTTGAAGCGATTCTTCGAGGTACGGAGAATCGTGTAA
- the LOC105193560 gene encoding protein ABHD11, protein MMGRNLSMFLPWRKLTGLPGSAKSLHSSCRQCLRSNLLLTVPVKLAYTSYESVKEHEQDAKEPIIIMHGLFGSKNNWNSLSKTIHQKTKRKVIAVDARNHGDSPHSSNMSYKDMAGDVIQLLNDLGFERSILVGHSMGGSAVMYTALNFPQYVEKLAVVDMSPVRASPNLMQMERIFEAMRLVMVDGSLTLSKARKIVDQQLSKSIKSNSMRQFILTNLVEADSGKYKWRVNLPVLEQAFSTQIAVFPKVGSKIYDGPTLFIGGGNSDYIQVKDHNAIKKLFTTAEFRYIDGASHWVHADKPSEFVDLLTTFINYPAL, encoded by the exons ATGATGGGCCGAAATTTATCCATGTTTCTTCCATGGAGGAAACTCACCGGCTTACCTGGCTCGGCTAAGAGCCTACACTCCTCCTGCCGTCAATGTTTACGTAGCAATCTGCTGCT GACTGTACCAGTGAAACTTGCCTACACGTCGTACGAATCGGTAAAGGAACATGAGCAAGATGCGAAGGAACCTATTATAATAATGCATGGTCTCTTTGGCTCGAAAAACAATTGGAACTCGCTGTCAAAGACGATCCATCAAAAGACCAAGCGCAAG GTCATAGCAGTGGACGCCAGAAATCATGGTGATTCTCCACATTCATCGAACATGTCGTACAAGGACATGGCAGGGGATGTGATTCAGCTTTTGAACGACCTAGGCTTTGAGAGATCCATCTTAGTTGGCCACAGCATGGGTGGCTCCGCAGTCATGTATACCGCTTTGAATTTTCCACAATACGTCGAGAAGTTGGCGGTCGTCGATATGTCTCCCGTGAGAGCTAGCCCGAATCTCATGCAGATGGAGAGGATCTTTGAAGCCATGCGTTTGGTGATGGTGGATGGAAGTCTTACTCTGTCAAAGGCACGCAAAATAGTAGATCAACAATTATCCAAATCCATTAAATCTAACTCAATGCGTCAG TTCATACTGACAAACTTGGTGGAAGCAGACTCGGGAAAGTACAAATGGCGAGTTAATTTACCAGTGCTGGAACAGGCGTTCTCCACTCAAATAGCTGTATTCCCTAAAGTAGGCTCAAAGATCTATGATGGCCCTACGTTGTTCATAGGCGGTGGTAATAGCGATTACATTCAAGTGAAAGATCACAACGCGATCAAGAAGCTATTTACTACGGCAGAATTTCGATACATCGATGGGGCGAGCCATTGGGTCCACGCGGACAAGCCCAGTGAATTCGTCGATCTTCTaacaacttttataaattatccgGCCTTGTGA
- the LOC105193559 gene encoding protein unc-119 homolog B — MSVDSENKSSESRTIAPYSAENGTDSGVEGGPVTPEMVLRLPTITDKYLCSPEANIYDIDFTRFQIRDLETGAVLFEITKPPASECDVHQEPEPDCEELGSEDANTGRFVRYQFTPQFLKLKTVGATIEFLVGPKPISNFRMIERHFFRDRLLKTFDFQFGFCIPNSKNTCEHIYEFPTLPADLVSEMIANPFETRSDSFYFVDNQLVMHNKADYAYNGGHTTHDVL; from the exons ATGAGCGTGGACAGCGAGAACAAGTCGAGCGAGTCGCGAACGATCGCGCCGTACAGCGCGGAGAACGGCACTGACAGTGGTGTCGAGGGTGGACCGGTGACTCCGGAAATGGTGCTTCGATTACCAACCATCACAGACA AGTATCTCTGCTCTCCCGAGGCGAACATCTATGACATAGACTTTACGAGATTCCAAATTAGAGATCTAGAAACTGGTGCTGTACTGTTCGAGATAACAAAGCCTCCTGCTAGTG AATGTGATGTTCATCAAGAACCAGAGCCAGATTGCGAAGAACTCGGATCTGAGGATGCAAACACGGGACGCTTTGTACGATACCAATTCACTCCACAATTTCTGAAGTTAAAAACAGTTGGGGCAACAATCGAGTTTCTAGTAGGGCCTAAGCCGATCAGTAACTTCCGGATGATCGAACGGCACTTTTTTCGAGATAGGCTGCTGAAAACCTTTGATTTTCAATTTGGATTTTGCATACCTAACAGCAAAAATACATGCGAACACATCTATGAGTTTCCAACATTGCCTGCGGATCTAG TTTCCGAAATGATCGCGAATCCATTTGAGACGCGATCCGATTCATTTTATTTCGTCGACAATCAGCTTGTGATGCACAATAAGGCCGATTACGCCTACAACGGTGGGCATACAACACACGACGTATTGTAA